The genome window TTCCTTTGAAGATAGGTTTGAGCTTCTCTTTGATACACTCACCTTACTCATTTACGAAACCTTGGCCATTTTACATACAGGGTATTTCGTATATCTCGCAATCAAGCATTTCATGAATGGGAGTATTAACATTCCGAGATTAAGGCATGTATTTATCCTAATCGTTGTTATCTATTTCTTATGGGTAGGAACATTTCTAGCAGATGCTGCAGTTTATCCATCCCAATTACCCGATACTGCATTCTATCCTACATGGATGTTGATGGTATATCTAAACTTTTATTTAGCTTATCATTTCATTCTAAACCCAACAAAGTCAGTTTCGCTAATAACTTCAGATAAAAAGCTTGCTTCAACGAAAACGCTTGATTTAGCCTGCAATTTGAAAGAAATCATGCTAGAAAAAAGACTCTATAGAAAACCTGATTTATCTCTCTCTTTCATTGCAGCTGAATTAAATACTTCATCAAACTCGCTTACAGAAGTTCTTAAGGAGCATTTTAGGCTCACCTACTACGATTTTATAAATGAATATAGGATTTTGGATATAGTAGAGAGGTTTAAGAATGGAGATGATAGGAAATACACCATAAAGACTATTTCTGAAGAAGCTGGTTTCAGGTCGAAAACCACCTTCATCAAGGCTTTCAAAAAGGAAACCGGTATGCTCCCAAAAGAATATTTAAGTTCAGTTCAACAAAAAGGAAGTCCAACTGAGCTCTAATTGAACATTTTCAAGCCTCCAAAGCTTCAAAATGACTTATTCACTGATTTAGTTTTGAAACTAAAACTCATCATGTATAAGTATCTTATTCCTTTAATCCTTCTCTCTTCTTTGACATTACTGGTCAGTTGTGGGGAAGATGAACCTACCAATAATCCTCCATCAATTAGCGATCGGTCTTTTAGGATCCCAGAAGAGATTGAAACTGGAGAAAGAGTTGGATTTATTTCAGCATTTGACTTAGAAAATGATCCACTTACCTATGCAATCATTTCAGGCAATATCGATAATACATTCGCGCTCAATTCATCAAGTGGTGAACTGACTATACGTTCCAATGAAAAAATTGATTTTCAGGTAACTAGTCAATACACTTTGACAGTAGAAGCCAGTGATGGTAAATCTAGTGTATCAGCACTTATTACGATCAATGTAGAAGAGGCCAATCGTGTACCGTTGATTAATGAACAGACCTTCAGTCTATCCGAAAATGCAAGCGTGGGACTAGAAATTGGAATGATCATAGCTACAGATCCTGAAGGAGATGAACTTGAATATACTATTCTCGGTGGTGATGTAGATGAGTTGTTTGATCTAGATTTGGAAAGTGGGGTACTTACACTCATTTCTACTGAGAAGTTGGATTTTGAAACGACGGATTCTTACATAATCACCATTTTAGTTGAAGACTCTGAAGCGCTTGTCTCTTCTGCTCCTATTACAATCAACATTCTTGATGCTGATGAACCCAATCTCTCTTTTGAGCTCGCTGGTAATAATTTCACAATAGAAGATGGATTGATACGTGAATTTGGTGTTGTGTCGAGCGTGAGTTCCTTTCATTATGCCAGAACCTTTGCCCTAGCTGATGGAGAGTATTCATTTAGTGAAGCGTCAGGTGATTTTGTTGTCAATGGAGGAACAGTTGGTGTGTTTGGAGTTCTCTTTTCAAATGCTCTTTTCTCCTTCAAACCAGGAGAGTTTATCTATGCTGATACCGCTACAACACAGGCTAGCGACTTTATAGGTAAAGATTTTATTTACTCAAGTGCAATTATCATTGATGGCAATAACGATGGGAGTGTCGGTGTAAACGAGGAAGATATTGTTTATCGTGTTACCGGGGGTTCTATAAAGGTAATCTCCAACGGAGCGAACCCTCCAACACTAAATTATAATGTAGAGGTAACGCTTTATGACGTGGCTACCAAACAGTTCGTACATACTGTTAAAGCTGACCTTCATTTTGAATATTCCGGTGATTATAAGTTTAGTGATGAAAGAGCAAGAGGTTCAGGGCGGTTAGAAACAGAAGATATTAACCATGGCATAGAATTTAACAGTAACAAATAGGGCTTTAAGCTCCAACCAGCTAAGTACTAGACCACATTTATGATGTGGTCTTTGCTTTTACTAGTTCTTCGATAGCTATGGCATATCCTTCTAAGCCCATACCATTGGTGGAGCCAATGCACACATCTTTCACATAGCTTACTTGTCGGAAATCTTCACGTTCAGCAAGATTTGATATATGTACTTCAAAAACTGGCGTTTCAATTCCGGCAATAGCATCTCTCAGGGCAATGCTTGTATGTGTGTATGCTCCGGGATTAAAAACAATTCCGTCGTAGCTAAAACCTACTTGATGCAGTTTATCGATTAGTGCTCCTTCGTGATTTGATTGAAAATATTCGAGCTTGCAATCTGCAAATAGGTTTTTCAGTTCTTTGAAAAAATCTTCAAAAGTCTGACTTCCATAGATTTCGGGTTCACGTTTACCCAATAGGTTTAAGTTGGGTCCGTTTAAAATAAGTATTCGCATATGAAATTCTGTAACGCTAATTTAGAGTGTTAAAATGACGTTTTAAAAAGCAACACCTTGTCCTGGAAAACATATACTAAGCAATTCAAGAATTACCTCAAACTAGAACGTTCATTGGCACAAAACTCGGTGGATGCTTACATAGCTGACATATCCAAGCTTCAGCAGTTCTTGGATATCAAAGAACGTGATACTCCTCCTACCAGAATCATCCAACAAGATCTTATCGACTTTCTTGAATTTATCACCGAACTAGGTATGTCTGCCTACACTCAGGCAAGGATGGTGTCTGGACTCAAGGCTTTTTTCAAATTCCTGATCTATGAAGAAGTTATTACAAAGGATCCTTCAGAATTATTAGAAGCCCCAAAACTTGGCCGCAAGCTTCCAGACACACTAAATCTACCTGAAATAGAAGATTTATTCGACGCAATAGATATGTCTTCACCTGAAGGTCAGCGTAATCGAGCTATGTTAGAAACATTGTATAGTTCTGGATTACGGGTCTCAGAACTTATCAATCTTAAGATCAGCAATATTCACGAAGACATAGGATTCTTAAGAGTTATTGGAAAGGGTAGCAAAGAAAGGCTGGTACCTATTGGTCGATCAGCATTGAAGCATATAAAAATTTTTAGGGATGATGTACGTGTCCATATAGATGTAAAACAAGGCTTTGAAGATCACCTATTTGTCACCAAGCGTGGGAAAGCGATCAGTCGGGTGATGGTATTTATGATCATAAAAGACCTGGCCGCTAAAATTGGATTAAAGAAAAATATAAGTCCGCACACATTTCGTCATAGCTTTGCAACACACTTGATTGAAGGGGGTGCAGACTTACGCGCAGTGCAGGAAATGTTAGGGCATGAATCCATTACTACCACAGAGATTTACACTCACCTTGATCGGGATTATTTGAAGCAGGTCATTACCCAATTCCATCCTAGAAGCTGATGTATAAAATCTTAAAACCTCTCCTCTTTTTTCTTTACTCTCCCGAAAAAGCTCATAGGATCACTACCAGCCTACTCCACTTTCTCTTAAAACTGCCGTTTGGCAAGAGTCTGATTCGTAGTATGTTCCATTTTGAGGATCACAGACTCGAACGAGAAGTATTTGGTTTGAGATTTAAGAACCCAGTTGGACTTGCCGCAGGATTTGATAAAAATGCGGAGCTCATTGATGACTTTTCCAATCTTGGGTTTGGTTTTATTGAAATAGGCACGCTAACTCCAAAAGGTCAGCCTGGGAATCCTCAACCAAGGTTATTCAGACTTCCGCAAGATGAAGCGTTGATTAACCGAATGGGATTTAATAATGATGGCGTAGATGAAGCAATTGAAAGACTTAAAAATCGAAAGTCCGACATCCTCGTTGGAGGAAATATCGGAAAGAACAAGATTACTCCCAATGAGAATGCTTTAGAGGATTATCTCATATGCTTTGAGAAGCTATTCGATTATGTAGATTATTTCGTTGTGAATGTAAGCTCTCCCAATACACCGGGACTTAGAGAACTTCAAGAAAAAGAACCACTATTGAAGCTACTTAAGGCATTGCAAGATGAAAATAATAAAAAAGAAACCGCTAAGCCACTCCTTTTAAAAATTGCACCTGATCTATCAGAATCTCAACTCGATGATATCATTTCCATCACAAAAGAACTCGATCTGGATGGATTAATTATCTCAAACACAACTATCGACCGATCAGGATTGTCAACCAAAGTAGAAAGTGTCGAAGCTATTGGCGCTGGAGGTTTGAGTGGCAAACCAGTCTTTGAAAAATCAAATAACGTACTGAAATATATAAGAAGGCATCTTCCACACGTTCATATTATTGCTGTGGGTGGTATACATTCAGCCCAAGATGCAGTAGAAAAAATACAAGCAGGAGCCAATTTGGTTCAAATTTATACCGGCTTGGTATATGAAGGACCGGCTCTAATTAAAAAGATCAATAAGGAACTACTTAAGCATGTTTGATCCCCGCTGAAAACTCCATTATTTTTGGACATATAACCTATGGCACAAAACACTTATAAGAAGAAGAGCGAGAAGAAGGAGAAAGCAAGTATTAAGTTCAACTTCATCACCGATCGAAAATTCCATCTATTCATTGGATTTTCACTTCTATTGATTTCACTATTTCTTGCGGTTTCATTTATTTCTTACATGAACGCAGGGCAAGCAGATCAAAGTGTGGTGGAAGCGTTCACAAATACAAACATCAAGGACTCAGGAGTAGAAGTTCAAAATGCTTTTGGATTGATTGGAGCTATTGCAGCACATTACTTCATTTTTCTATGGTTCGGTATTGCAGCTATGCTAATCCCCCCATTTCTCTTTATTGTAGCATACAAAATCATCTGGAGCAAAACTCTTATTCCTATAACTAAGTCTTTCAATTTTGTCGTGTTTTATCTGGTATGGACCAGCCTCGTGATGGGCTATTTTCTCCTTTCACAGGAGGAGACATCCATGTGGGGATTCTTAAGTGGTGGCATTGGATATGAACTGGCAATGATCGCTCAAAGTTTGATGGGTTGGGGAGCAATTCTATTCATTGTATTCTTATTCGTGGTGTTTAATATGTTCTTCTTTGACATCACCCGTGTACCTGCATTCAGTAGAGCATCCGTTTCTTTCGATAATCTTATCAATCAAATAAAGTCTTTAATCCCAGAGAAAAAACCTAAAGAAGCTAAAACTGCAGACATCAATTCTGTTCTAGACCAGATCAAAAAAGAGGTAGAAGACGAAGATGCTAGTAAAGATGAATCAGAAACCTGGGTAGTTAAGAAAATTCCTACCAAACCAGTATCCAAAAAAGAAAAAGCAGATCCTGAGTTTACAATCGATCTACCTGAGTTCAAAAAAGAAGAACCACTTCCAAAAGAAGTTGAAGAGAAAATATTCGCACCTAAAGAAGAAAAATCTTTTATCCCCTCTACTCCAGAAGAGGAACCTATAGTTAAAAACGAAGAACTTGAAGACTTATCCTTTGAGGTCGAACAAAAAGAATTTGAAGAAGAGGTTAAAGAGGAATCTGTCAACTACGACCCTACACTCGATCTTCCTAGATATAAATTCCCTAACTCTTCATTGCTGATAGAATACCCTGAGAAAGAGCTGACAGTTACTAAAGATGAGTTAGAAGCTAACAAAGATCGAATCATTGAAACACTTGTCAACTTCAAGATCGGAATCTCCAGTATAAAAGCAACCATTGGTCCTACTGTAACGCTTTATGAAATCGTGCCAGAAGCTGGTGTCAAAATTTCTAAGATTAAAAATCTGGAAGATGATATCGCTTTAAGTCTTGCTGCCCTCGGGATTAGAATTATCGCCCCTATTCCAGGAAAAGGTACTATTGGTATTGAGGTGCCTAATAAAAATAGAGAGATGGTAGATGCTCGATCCGTGATCACTACCGGCAAATTCATGGAAAGCAAAATGGACTTACCCGTTGTTCTTGGTAAGACCATTTCTAATGAAGTGTTTGTAACCGATCTTGCCAAAATGCCTCACCTATTGATGGCAGGAGCAACTGGACAAGGTAAGTCGGTAGGGTTGAACATCATACTTACTTCTTTGCTTTACAAGAAACATCCATCGCAGTTAAAGTTGGTTCTGGTCGATCCAAAGAAGGTTGAATTAACCCTTTTTAATAAGGTAGAGAAACACTTTCTTGCCAAGCTTCCGGATAGTGAAGAGCCTATCATCACCGATACTTCTAAAGTAGTAAATACGCTTAATTCCTTGTGTATTGAAATGGATAATCGCTATGATCTCTTGAAAAGTGCCGCATGTAGAAATCTGAAAGAATACAATAAGAAATTTACAGAGCGAAAACTCAATCCAAATAAAGGACATAGATTCCTTCCTTACATTGTACTTGTCATAGATGAATTGGCTGACTTGATGATGACTGCTGGAAAAGAAGTAGAAACACCGATTGCTCGTCTAGCTCAACTTGCCCGGGCTATCGGGATCCATCTAATTGTAGCAACTCAAAGACCTTCCGTAAACGTAATTACCGGTATTATCAAGGCAAACTTCCCTGCCAGACTTTCATTCCGAGTAACATCCAAAATTGACTCTCGTACCATTCTGGATGCGGGCGGTGCGGACCAATTAATTGGAATGGGAGACATGTTGCTCTCGATGGGTTCTGACATGACACGGTTACAATGTGCATTCGTCGATACACCTGAAGTAGAAAAAATATGTGAATTTATTGGTGAACAAAGAGGTTATGATGATGCTTATCTATTACCAGAATATGTTGCAGAAGGTGAAACTGGCATTGGTGAAGTGGACTTATCTGATCGGGATGCTCTTTTTGCAGATGCAGCTCGTCTCATTGTTATTCATCAGCAAGGGTCTACTTCGTTAATCCAGCGTAAAATGAAATTAGGTTATAATAGAGCCGGACGTTTAATTGATCAACTTGAGGCAGCAGGAATTGTGGGTGCTTTTGAGGGTAGTAAGGCTCGCGAAGTACTAATACCTGACGAACATAGTTTGGAACAGTTATTGTCTGAAATCGAAATCAAATACTAAGAAGAATTTAAGAACTCAATGAAAAAGCTCATAATCGCATCTTTATCTCTATTTCTACTGATAAACGTAAATGCACAGTATGATCCATCTGCATTAGCAGTACTTGATGCCATGAGCAGCAAGTACAAGAATGTAGAAGCCTTCAAAGCTTCATTTTCTCAACAGCTAACAAATGAAAGTGCTGGGTTAGACGAAACCATCTCAGGAAACATCGCTGTGAAAGGAGATATGTACGTATTGGATGTTGCAGGTCAACGAATTTTCAATGATGGTACAGATATGTACAATTATAACCCTGAGATTCGAGAAGTAACCATTAGCTCATATGATCCTGAAGATTCAGAGATCACGATCGGCAATATTTATGAAATATATAAAAATGGGTTTAAATATGCCTTGAGTGAAACAAATGCAAGTGGTGATAGGCTAATCGAATTAGATCCAGAAAGTAGAGACAAAAGCTATTTTAAAATACGAATGACCATCAATGCTCAAGATGAATTGAAGTCATTTACAGTTTTTGAAAGAACAGGCAATAAATATGTCTACTCCATTAATGCATTCACACCTAGTGATCTGAATGACAGTTACTTCACATTTGATGTAGCTAAATATCCTAACGTAGAGGTCATTGACTTCCGGTAGATTGCATTCTCAAGAAAAAGTTTACCTTTGCTGCGTTCAGAACAAGTCTGTACGCTTTTTAATATTTTATTTTTTTTAATGAACATTTTCGTAGCTAAGCTTAACTATGCAACTTCAGAAGACGCATTGAGACAAGCATTTGAAGAATTCGGAACAGTAGATTCCGCTAAAGTTATCATGGACAGAGACACTCAGAGATCTAAAGGTTTCGGTTTCGTTGAAATGCCAAATGATGACGAAGGTAACCAGGCTATTTCAAGCCTAAACGAAACAGAATTAGATGGTAGAACCATCGTTGTAAAAAAAGCTAACCCAAGAGGTTAAGCACAAGAACAGATTCTAAGTTTTTTTGAATTTTATATAATTGCTCGTGTGGAATCTTTTCCGCACGAGCATTGTTTTATATAATTGTTACGTACACATAAAATTTTATTGATTTGGCTAGACCTGCAACTACTCCGGTAAAACTTAAAGACGGATACTATATAGAACTCCGACACAAGGGTGAAAGAAAAGGAATCAAACTGAGAAGTGATACGATTCCAGAATTGCACCAATCCATCAAAAAGTACCAGAAGCTTTATGACATCCACTTCTATGGAGAAGTAAAAAAAGGAAAAGTTATAAATGATAAGCTTCCAGAGCTTAAATAATTAAACGCTTTTACTATTTGTTTGACGTCACTCCTTTTAGGAGAGTACGAAACCCATATCCTCAGGCTAATTTATTCTTAAATTAGCCTGAATTTTTATTATTAAAACATGACCCGCCAACAGCTTTTTGAAAACATTACAAAGAAGGAATCCTTTCTTTGCATAGGTCTGGATACGGATATTCAAAAAATTCCTGAACACCTACTCACAGAAAAGGATCCAATCTTTGAATTCAACAAGCAAATCATTGATGCTACCCACAAGTATGCAGTAGCCTACAAGCCAAACACCGCATTTTATGAGGCTCAGGGTGCAAAAGGATGGGAATCACTTCAGAAGACTCTTGAGTATATTCCAAAAGATATTTTCACTATAGCAGACGCAAAACGAGCTGATATTGGGAATACATCTGCCATGTATGCGCGTGCCTTTTTCGAGAACATGAACTTCGATTCTGTCACAGTAGCACCCTATATGGGATCAGATTCAGTAAAACCTTTTCTAGGTTTTGACAATAAGTGGGTCATCATTTTAGCTGCTACAAGTAATCCTGGAGGCTCTGATTTCCAACACCTGACTGTTGATGGAGACAAATTCTACGAAAAAGTTATCAAAACTAGTCAAGAGTGGGGTTCTGAAGACAGCATCATGTATGTCGTAGGAGCTACCAGACCAGAAGCTCTAAAAGAAATCAGAAAAATTATTCCAAATCATTTTTTACTCATCCCAGGAGTAGGGGCCCAAGGTGGTGATCTAAAAACAGTTTGTGAAAATGGCCTGAACAAAGAATGCGGCTTACTTATCAACTCATCCAGAGGAATTATCTATGCTGATGGTGGTCAGCATTTTGCGAAAGAAGCTGTCAGAGAAGCTGAAAAGATTCAAGCAGAAATGGCTAAAATCCTTAAAGGATTATAGAGCAAATCGTATCTTAGAAGGAAGTTACTTATGGACGAACTCTTCCTCCACTACATCTGGAAATATCAAAAATTCAATCTGACCGATTTATCAGTATCAGATGGGCAATCATTAAAGGTCTTCTATCAAGGAAATCACAATCAGGATTCTGGGCCAGACTTTGCGGAAGCTCGAATAAAAATAGGGTCAATAGAATGGGCTGGACAAGTAGAAATTCATATCAATTCTTCGGATTGGATCCATCATAAACATCAAAATGATCCAGCATACAAAAATGTAATCCTTCACGTCGTTTGGACAAATGATCAAGAAATATTAATCGAGGGACAACCAATTCCGACACTTGAGCTTAAATCAATCATAGATTTAGATTTAATCGAAAAATATAAGCGGCATATCCAATCAACAAACGAAATTCTCTGCTCTGATCAGTTTAGTTCTGTTCCGCAACTAACTAAAAGTAGTATGCTTGATCGAGTCTTGGTTGAACGGTTGATGGAAAAATCTGACAGAATCTTACATCGATTGAAGGAAAACAAAAATGATTGGGAAGAAGTCACTTACAAAACCCTTGCTGAAAATTTTGGATTTTCAACGAACAAAGAAGCTTTTAAAAGACTTACCGATCTTCTGTCCTTCTCTGTTTTAAAAAAAATTCTTCCAAAAGCTTTAGAAACTGAAGCTCTTATTTTTGGTCAATCTGGATTTCTAGAAGGTGAAGGTGATGATTATAAGAAAAAACTTCGCTCTGAGTACGATTTTATAAGCAAGAAATTCCAACTACCTGACACAATGGTACAAGCACAATGGAAGTTTGGAAAACTAAGGCCAGACAATTTTCCGACTGTAAGGTTGTCTCAGTTTGCTTCATTGCTACATAAACATTCGCAACTATTTACTTTTTTGACCCAAACAGAAAGTATGGATGTTTTAAAAAAGAAACTGGTTGTTTCAGTATCCAGCTATTGGCAAGATCACTATGATTTTGGGAAGCCTAGAAAAAAACCGATCGAAACCATAGGAATCAGCTCTTTTGAAAATATTCTAATCAATACTGTAGCTCCCCTGCTAGCTGCGTATTCCAAGTATACAGATGAGCAGAAATTTATAGATCGAGCAGTTGAATTGCTCGAATCGCTTTCTCCTGAAAGTAATCGGATTACAAGAAAGTGGGAACCGCTTGATCAAAAGGCAAAAAATGCCTTTGAATCACAAGCTCAAATCCATCTTTTTAAGAATTACTGTCAAAAAAAGAGATGTCTTCAGTGTAATGTAGGTGTGAAAATACTAAGTAAATGATCTACTGGCTTATTCACATATTGATTTTGGGGATCCTTTCTTTCGCAGGGTTTAGGTTTATTAAAAGTACCATTCCCCCATTTATCTACTGGACTGCTCTCTCGTTGAAACTAATTGCCGGATTGATTCTTGGCTATATTTTCTTTGAATATTATGAATATGGCGATACAATTACCTTCTTCGAAGTTGCAAAAAATTCTGACACGATAGGATTTGCAAACCAGCCCAGAGATCAATTTTTTGTTAAGCTCATTCGTCCAATCGTACTAATTTCAGGCAATTCCTATTGGATCACATCTCTTTGGCTGTCGTTAATCAGTTTTCTATCAAGTTGGTATACAACCACCGTAATTGTTAAACTATATCCGAATATTAGATTCGTGGTTATGGTCTGTTTCCTATTTATTCCATCCACCGTATTCTGGTCATCTGGAATGATGAAAAACACACTGGCATTCGCGAGTATGTCTATTTTGATTGCTTTTATTTTAAGATTCTATAGAAACCATAGTCTTACTATTTTCAATATCCTATTAATGATCCTATCAGGATTCCTCCTTTTCCATCTTAAGCATTACCTATTTATCTCAGTTCTGCTTTTTGGAGGCATCTTATTATCCCTTCATTTTTTCATTTGCAATAAAGGATTCTCAAGGTGGATAATACCAATATCCATTGGAATGGTATCCATCGTTTCAACACAGTTCATTCACCCCTACTTAACCTTTAATCGTATTCCACAGACCCTTTACGAAAACAACCGTACCATTATTTTAAACTCTGATGTTGAAGATCGTCTGAATTTAGTTGTTGAAAATGATTCATGGACGGCACTTATAAGCCAAGTACCAAGAGCACTTCATATTGGTTTATTTAGACCAAGCATATTTGATAAGACTCCATCATTGGGGTGGGTCCACAAAATTGAAAACCTAATTCTAGCTACACTCATAAGTCTGAGTATACTTCTTCTATTAAAACTTAGATTAAAACCTGACTGGCCTCTGTTAGTTGCAGCCTTGAGTTGTATTCTTTTATTAGCTGTTATGCTTCCTCTTTCGTCACCTAATTTGGGAACTCTCGTAAGGTACAAGAATGCTTATATGCCTTATTTATTCTTAATAAGCAGTATTCTACCCTATCGTTTCCTAACTTCTCAAACGGTCGATTAATTGCTAATTTTGCGGCTTTAACACATAAAGGACATGGAGAAACCCGTAATCATTTTAGGATCTACAGGACTAGCAAAAGCAGCTCTTGAAATATTTAATTCCAATAGCATAGTTGTTTATGGCTTTCTGGATGATGATGAGAAAACACATAATAGCGAAATAAACTCAGTTACGATACTTGGATCAACGGATGATCATGGTTTCACTAAACTCATTGGCCAAAAATGTGAGGCTTTTGTGGCTACTGACGATAATAAACTGAGGAAGAAGTATGTAGAATATCTCAACGAAACCCGAAAGATTATGCCAATGAACGCAGTTCATCATTCGGCATCAATATCGGATTCTTTTGGGATTGGACATGGAAACTTTGTTAATGCTGGTGCTGTATTGTCGAATGATTCTAAAATGGGAAATCACAATGTGATTAACTCAAAAGTAATAATCGAACAAGAGGCAGAAATTGGAGATTTTGTTCAAATTGGTGCCGGGTCTATCATCAATACTAAAGTGAAGATCGAGAATGAAGTATTCATCGGATCAGGGGTAACCATAGTTGCTGGAGTCAAGATTGAAAAGGGGGCTCGAATAGGTGCAGGATCAGTGGTTGTAGGTGATGTAAAGAAGGGGCAAACTGTGTTCGGAAATCCCGCAGTGGAAGTGAAGTAAGAATTACCTTACGGCTGTATGAAATCCAAAAGCTTAATCCTTCTCTCCTTACTGGTACTCCATAGCTGCGTTCCAGAAGGACTAATGAGAACATGGAGCACTACAGAAGATTATGATCGTCAGTTCAATAGCATTCTTGTCATGGGACTCATAAACAATGTGAACTTAAGGAATGAAGTAGAAAACGAGGTGGTTACAACAGGGGGAAAAGCAGGGCTAAAATGTGTCAATGGGATGTCTATGTTTCCGCCTGAACTCGGAAAGCCATTTGAAGATGTAGAAAGAGCAAAAGAGCGAATGAGAAACAATGGGTTTGATGGAGTGATAACAGTAGCCCTAGTTGATATAAAAGAAGAAAGATATGTTCCACCTCAAACAGGTTACTCGCCTCTGGTTTATTACAATCGTTTTGGAAATTATTTTTTTAGAACCTATGATCTTGTCTATCAGCCAGGATACTTCACTCAAGACACAAAATACTTTATAGAAACTAACTTTTACGAGTTAAGAGAAGGCAAACTCGTTTGG of Marinobacter alexandrii contains these proteins:
- a CDS encoding NeuD/PglB/VioB family sugar acetyltransferase encodes the protein MEKPVIILGSTGLAKAALEIFNSNSIVVYGFLDDDEKTHNSEINSVTILGSTDDHGFTKLIGQKCEAFVATDDNKLRKKYVEYLNETRKIMPMNAVHHSASISDSFGIGHGNFVNAGAVLSNDSKMGNHNVINSKVIIEQEAEIGDFVQIGAGSIINTKVKIENEVFIGSGVTIVAGVKIEKGARIGAGSVVVGDVKKGQTVFGNPAVEVK
- a CDS encoding RNA-binding protein; its protein translation is MNIFVAKLNYATSEDALRQAFEEFGTVDSAKVIMDRDTQRSKGFGFVEMPNDDEGNQAISSLNETELDGRTIVVKKANPRG
- the pyrF gene encoding orotidine-5'-phosphate decarboxylase codes for the protein MTRQQLFENITKKESFLCIGLDTDIQKIPEHLLTEKDPIFEFNKQIIDATHKYAVAYKPNTAFYEAQGAKGWESLQKTLEYIPKDIFTIADAKRADIGNTSAMYARAFFENMNFDSVTVAPYMGSDSVKPFLGFDNKWVIILAATSNPGGSDFQHLTVDGDKFYEKVIKTSQEWGSEDSIMYVVGATRPEALKEIRKIIPNHFLLIPGVGAQGGDLKTVCENGLNKECGLLINSSRGIIYADGGQHFAKEAVREAEKIQAEMAKILKGL
- a CDS encoding DUF2851 family protein yields the protein MDELFLHYIWKYQKFNLTDLSVSDGQSLKVFYQGNHNQDSGPDFAEARIKIGSIEWAGQVEIHINSSDWIHHKHQNDPAYKNVILHVVWTNDQEILIEGQPIPTLELKSIIDLDLIEKYKRHIQSTNEILCSDQFSSVPQLTKSSMLDRVLVERLMEKSDRILHRLKENKNDWEEVTYKTLAENFGFSTNKEAFKRLTDLLSFSVLKKILPKALETEALIFGQSGFLEGEGDDYKKKLRSEYDFISKKFQLPDTMVQAQWKFGKLRPDNFPTVRLSQFASLLHKHSQLFTFLTQTESMDVLKKKLVVSVSSYWQDHYDFGKPRKKPIETIGISSFENILINTVAPLLAAYSKYTDEQKFIDRAVELLESLSPESNRITRKWEPLDQKAKNAFESQAQIHLFKNYCQKKRCLQCNVGVKILSK